From Scytonema millei VB511283:
CGCAAATTAGACTTGTTGTTACCTCTACGTCGCTGGCTGGATAGCGTCAAAGTCCGCAATCCTCAGTTAGCACATCGCTTATGTCAACTTATTCCTTCCCAGTGTCCGTTTGAGCGAGATGTCGTTCTATTCGGTCGCAAGCTGTTCCATATTCCACCAATGTGCAAGCTCAACCCGCTTTACGAAGAAGTTGTAGGCTTGCGTTTCCGCGCCTTATGCTACCTAGCCGACGAATGTGGTGAAGACGTAACCCCTTACTGTTAACAGTTAACAGTTGACAGTTATCAGTGAAGAAAGGGATCGCACTAGCAGAGGGAAGAGAGCTGAGGAAGCAACTCAAAATTCACGCATTCACGCATTAATTCCGAATTCCGAATTCTCCCTACACCCCACACCCTATTCATCACGCACCACGCACCACTATCGATGTGACGATCGCTTGACATGGAGTTATACTGAGGCTGAGCTGCAACAACCTACAAGAAGGAGATCGCGGCTATCGGCGCTCAATATAATTACCAAATTATAAGTGTTAAGCGACTATGGGGAGATACTTCTTTCGCCAATGGTTAAACCTAGCAGCCAAAGCGACTAAAACTGCTGTTGTTTCATTTGGTTCCTTAGGGCTAGCAAGCAGTTTCTGGCTGGTAGTAGAGCATCACTCATCACAAATTGCCCGCACCCAAACAGTCAATGCTGACGTGACACTCGACCGTCGCCCCGACGAAACCTACGAAGCATTACGCAGTCGGGCTATAACAGCGGCTAGAACAGCAGCAACACAGAATTTAGCAACGAATAGACAAGCTACAGA
This genomic window contains:
- a CDS encoding Mo-dependent nitrogenase C-terminal domain-containing protein, which produces MNASPYTPQDIALASWIWIDQTQQSLEIPIAASPLQQPKQRKLDLLLPLRRWLDSVKVRNPQLAHRLCQLIPSQCPFERDVVLFGRKLFHIPPMCKLNPLYEEVVGLRFRALCYLADECGEDVTPYC